In Streptomyces sp. NBC_00091, the following proteins share a genomic window:
- a CDS encoding RNA ligase (ATP) gives MSTLRVTVEELTVHDHPNADALELAQVGLYRAVVAKGAYRTGDFALYIPEQAVLPAALIEEFGLTGRLAGSSRDRVKAVRLRGELSQGLVCRPRALAGVDLAVAAKEGTDFAEALGIVKWSPPVPTAMDGDVESAPDLLPWVDIENLQRYPQIFEPGEPVVLTEKLHGTACLLTYLAEDGRVLVSSKGVGSKGLALKEDERNVYWRAVRGHGVERAAARLAERLGASRVGIFGEVYGAGVQDLGYGAHAGAADTPPGYAVFDVSAEIDGQVRWLDPAQVLPDGELPLVPRLFEGPYALEAVLELASGRETVSGRNLHLREGVVIRPAAERYSPVVGGRAIAKAVSPAYLTRKGGTEYE, from the coding sequence ATGTCCACCCTGCGTGTCACCGTCGAAGAGCTGACCGTCCACGACCACCCGAACGCCGACGCGCTGGAGCTGGCCCAGGTGGGCCTCTACCGCGCCGTCGTCGCCAAGGGGGCCTACCGAACCGGGGACTTCGCCCTCTACATACCCGAACAGGCCGTCCTGCCGGCCGCCTTGATCGAGGAGTTCGGCCTGACCGGCCGCCTGGCGGGAAGCTCCCGCGACCGGGTCAAGGCGGTCCGGCTGCGCGGCGAGCTCTCCCAGGGCCTGGTCTGCCGCCCCCGCGCGCTGGCCGGCGTGGACCTGGCGGTGGCGGCGAAGGAGGGCACCGACTTCGCGGAGGCGCTCGGCATCGTCAAGTGGTCGCCGCCCGTCCCCACGGCCATGGACGGCGATGTCGAGTCGGCCCCCGACCTGCTGCCGTGGGTGGACATCGAGAACCTCCAGCGCTACCCGCAGATCTTCGAGCCGGGAGAGCCCGTCGTCCTCACGGAGAAACTCCACGGCACGGCCTGCCTGCTGACCTACCTCGCCGAGGACGGGCGGGTCCTGGTCTCCTCCAAGGGCGTCGGGTCCAAGGGGCTGGCGCTCAAGGAGGACGAGCGCAACGTCTACTGGCGCGCCGTACGCGGCCACGGCGTCGAGCGGGCCGCCGCCCGGCTGGCCGAGCGGCTGGGCGCGAGCCGGGTCGGCATCTTCGGCGAGGTCTACGGGGCCGGGGTGCAGGACCTCGGGTACGGGGCCCACGCCGGGGCGGCCGACACGCCCCCCGGATACGCCGTCTTCGACGTGTCCGCCGAGATCGACGGCCAGGTGCGCTGGCTGGACCCGGCGCAGGTGCTCCCGGACGGCGAACTCCCGCTGGTGCCACGGCTCTTCGAGGGCCCGTACGCCCTGGAGGCGGTGCTGGAGCTGGCGAGCGGCCGGGAGACCGTCTCCGGGCGGAACCTGCACCTGCGCGAGGGGGTCGTCATCCGCCCGGCGGCCGAGCGGTACAGCCCGGTGGTCGGCGGCCGGGCCATCGCGAAGGCGGTCAGCCCGGCCTACCTGACGCGCAAGGGCGGCACCGAGTACGAGTGA
- a CDS encoding NUDIX domain-containing protein, with product MPQLTDDPGRAGTWMTPAEYGASRAALWTGATVLVTDHDGRILLQTVDYRSDRLLPGGAVDAGEAPSAAAAREMREELGVDGHYPRGLAVDWIPADAPGIPPEMRFPGEILHVYDGGTWTPERIGSVRLPAQEITGIDFAEPADLPALMDAGDARRALSALRARINGAGPALLEDGRPTAPTALDRLGVLRTRRVPQHGTWHPGPVPARLPVHDHTGWLFAPDGRVLLLVARATGAAHLPSPKAEPAVGALPLGYRYADQGALARTAARLTAVSPAADPAYARLLATPEQVRELSDWGPAGRHELAAAHTARAHLGLPAAPRTPPTELPEQGLRW from the coding sequence ATGCCGCAGCTGACCGACGACCCCGGACGGGCGGGCACCTGGATGACCCCGGCGGAGTACGGGGCCTCCCGCGCCGCCCTGTGGACCGGAGCGACCGTCCTCGTCACCGACCACGACGGGCGGATCCTCCTCCAGACCGTCGACTACCGCTCCGACCGGCTGCTGCCCGGCGGGGCGGTGGACGCGGGGGAGGCGCCCTCGGCGGCCGCGGCCCGCGAGATGCGCGAGGAACTCGGCGTCGACGGCCACTACCCGCGCGGGCTCGCCGTGGACTGGATCCCCGCCGACGCCCCCGGAATCCCGCCCGAGATGCGCTTCCCGGGCGAGATCCTGCACGTCTACGACGGCGGCACCTGGACCCCCGAGCGGATCGGGTCCGTCCGCCTGCCCGCCCAGGAGATCACCGGCATCGACTTCGCCGAGCCCGCCGACCTGCCCGCCCTGATGGACGCGGGCGACGCCCGCCGCGCCCTGTCCGCCCTCCGGGCCCGGATCAACGGCGCCGGCCCCGCCCTGCTGGAGGACGGCCGCCCCACCGCGCCCACCGCCCTGGACCGGCTCGGGGTCCTGCGCACCCGCCGCGTCCCGCAGCACGGCACCTGGCACCCGGGCCCGGTCCCCGCCCGCCTGCCCGTACACGACCACACCGGCTGGCTCTTCGCCCCCGACGGCCGGGTCCTGCTGCTGGTCGCCCGCGCCACCGGAGCGGCCCACCTGCCCTCCCCGAAGGCGGAGCCCGCCGTGGGGGCGCTGCCCCTCGGCTACCGGTACGCCGATCAGGGCGCCCTGGCCCGTACCGCGGCCCGGCTCACGGCGGTGTCCCCGGCCGCGGACCCGGCGTACGCCCGGCTGCTGGCCACCCCGGAGCAGGTGCGGGAGCTCAGCGACTGGGGCCCGGCCGGGCGGCACGAGCTCGCCGCGGCGCACACGGCCCGCGCCCACCTGGGACTGCCCGCCGCGCCCCGTACCCCGCCCACGGAACTGCCCGAGCAGGGGCTGCGCTGGTGA
- a CDS encoding SDR family NAD(P)-dependent oxidoreductase: MSRRPVTVVTGGSRGIGAATCLRLAAEGHDLVLGYARDEAAAEATAERVRAAGARCVTVRGDTSQESAVERLFDIAGAELGAVTGLVNNAGVTGPLGRLADARTEDLRRVVEVNLLGYLLCCRRAARDMAAGGGGAIVNVSSAAATLGSPGDYVHYAATKAAVDALTLGLSKELGPDRIRVNGVAPGIIETDMHAAMGDPDRPAKAAGGIPLGRPGQPQEVAGAIAWLLSEDASYTTGAVLRVSGGR; this comes from the coding sequence ATGTCACGTCGCCCCGTCACGGTCGTCACCGGAGGCAGCCGCGGCATCGGTGCGGCGACCTGCCTGCGGCTCGCCGCCGAGGGGCACGACCTGGTGCTCGGCTACGCGCGCGACGAGGCGGCCGCCGAGGCCACCGCGGAGCGCGTACGGGCGGCAGGCGCGCGGTGCGTGACCGTACGCGGTGACACCTCGCAGGAGTCCGCGGTGGAGCGGCTCTTCGACATCGCCGGGGCGGAACTGGGCGCGGTCACCGGGCTGGTGAACAACGCCGGGGTGACCGGTCCCCTGGGCCGGCTGGCCGACGCCCGGACCGAGGACCTGCGGCGCGTGGTCGAGGTGAACCTGCTCGGCTACCTCCTGTGCTGCCGGCGGGCCGCCCGGGACATGGCGGCGGGCGGCGGCGGGGCCATCGTGAACGTCTCCTCGGCGGCAGCCACCTTGGGCAGCCCCGGGGACTACGTCCACTACGCGGCCACCAAGGCGGCCGTCGACGCCCTCACCCTGGGCCTGTCCAAGGAGCTGGGTCCGGACCGCATCCGGGTCAACGGAGTGGCGCCGGGCATCATCGAGACCGACATGCACGCGGCGATGGGCGACCCCGACCGCCCGGCCAAGGCCGCCGGGGGGATCCCGCTGGGGCGGCCCGGGCAGCCGCAGGAGGTCGCCGGGGCCATCGCCTGGCTGCTGTCCGAGGACGCCTCGTACACGACGGGAGCGGTGCTCCGGGTCTCCGGCGGCCGGTGA
- a CDS encoding peptidoglycan-binding protein, producing MSPHLDESGPEPDDSPLVRPYFATSGGPSGPAYPAWPSEPSFPEPMAATSTLPPVPPDGGDAGPVTEVPGTAPAPAPVPRGARRRRRGRRLPPAVLVLLALAGTGGVVFLVSGPAPDPEPGAQHPGVSLPAPPARIPGAGESAGQSRGPTPAHSPSATAPTAPPSSAKPTTSTTPAPGKSAPKPAEGSGTLRLGDRGPEVRALQERLYGQGFTYVSVNGVYDAQTKRGVSQLQRDRDIKGDPNGVYGPATQAAFG from the coding sequence GTGTCCCCACACCTCGACGAGAGCGGGCCCGAGCCCGACGACAGCCCGCTCGTACGCCCCTACTTCGCCACCTCCGGTGGGCCGTCCGGTCCGGCGTACCCCGCCTGGCCCTCCGAGCCCTCCTTCCCGGAGCCCATGGCGGCGACCTCGACGCTGCCGCCCGTACCGCCCGACGGCGGCGACGCCGGGCCGGTGACGGAGGTCCCCGGCACCGCACCGGCCCCCGCCCCCGTGCCCCGCGGGGCCCGGCGCAGGCGGCGGGGCCGCCGGCTGCCGCCGGCGGTCCTCGTGCTGCTGGCGCTGGCCGGTACGGGCGGCGTGGTGTTCCTGGTGAGCGGGCCCGCACCGGATCCCGAGCCGGGCGCGCAGCACCCCGGGGTGTCCCTGCCGGCCCCTCCCGCCCGCATCCCGGGCGCCGGGGAATCCGCCGGGCAGAGCCGGGGCCCCACCCCGGCGCACTCGCCCTCCGCCACCGCGCCCACCGCGCCGCCGTCCTCCGCGAAGCCGACGACGAGCACGACCCCGGCCCCGGGCAAGTCCGCGCCGAAGCCGGCCGAGGGCTCCGGGACGCTGCGCCTGGGGGACCGGGGGCCCGAGGTGCGCGCCCTCCAGGAGCGCCTCTACGGGCAGGGGTTCACGTACGTCTCGGTGAACGGGGTGTACGACGCGCAGACCAAGCGCGGGGTCTCGCAGCTCCAGCGGGACCGGGACATCAAGGGCGACCCGAACGGTGTCTACGGCCCGGCGACCCAGGCCGCCTTCGGCTGA
- a CDS encoding SRPBCC family protein → MTDSVIDYTLYIQTDPARVWQALTDPAYTRRYWGLSFETDWAVGSRMDWVERGARTSDPEQVVLECVPDRRLSYTWHTFTPQWAASAGIAEELRAELAGEPRTRVTYEIEPVGDTLARLTVRHEGFTPGGALFGMCSRAWPMLASSIKTLLETGAPLPAPDAS, encoded by the coding sequence ATGACCGACAGCGTGATCGACTACACCCTCTACATCCAGACCGACCCCGCCCGGGTATGGCAGGCCCTCACCGACCCGGCCTACACCCGGCGCTACTGGGGCCTGAGCTTCGAGACGGACTGGGCGGTGGGCTCGCGGATGGACTGGGTCGAGCGGGGGGCCCGTACCAGCGACCCCGAACAGGTGGTGCTGGAGTGCGTCCCGGACCGCAGGCTCTCCTACACCTGGCACACCTTCACCCCCCAGTGGGCGGCCTCCGCCGGGATCGCCGAGGAGCTGCGGGCCGAGCTGGCCGGGGAGCCGCGCACGCGGGTGACGTACGAGATCGAGCCGGTCGGGGACACCCTCGCCCGGCTCACCGTCCGCCACGAGGGCTTCACCCCGGGCGGCGCCCTCTTCGGCATGTGCTCCCGGGCCTGGCCGATGCTGGCCTCCAGCATCAAGACCCTCCTGGAGACCGGCGCCCCGCTCCCCGCGCCGGACGCCTCCTAG
- a CDS encoding poly(A) polymerase, with product MRTSEQLYHQVRWDPRFDPARFTLGLLQRGAAPKRVPLPSFVPGGDIPWHRVLFVEADGELVWDRATGVDRIDSTEAGRVRDRRLLPAPFFTARTPHAWDPAEGSWRPVEAGTAAHPPASVRLLTWNTLWDRYDAPRIATARRRPMLLADLAVADADVIALQEVEPALLAMLLAAPWVRAGYTLGTDPQGSDVADSGLLLLSRLPVREAGLHRLRPHKAVTAVTVDTAGGPLVVAATHLTSDHTENGAGRREAELARLAEGLGGLDAGLALLGDFNDGRSGAEGPAAALGLRDAWNEVHGPGDDTPTFDPGVNPLAAVGSLSGRAARLDRILLRPAGDARVRAAGLRGDSPGPQGLFVSDHFGVEATVEYGAAGAGAALGGVPATARTAVAWLAPHDPVVGELRRAHDPQAERWPAHVNLLFGFVPESSFEEALPLLAEVAARTRPFTARLEGVHSFGHREDATLWLDPAAGEDGDTPWQELRGALAERFPGCRGRAGEWTPHLTLGRSGDPRRAEGEFAARLGGRAARVGELAVLSRRGDGPMRVRAVVELGTGAVRWTRPGAPAGGVEEPGAAEGVTARIAAALPEGLVRPAGSRSMGCALPGADLDLVAVLPGPADAAGVRARVAAALPEAQRLRRVTGARVPGLRLRASGLDVDLVVVSAGELDPALAVARRAELGEAAAVALSALDDAGAVRESVGAEHAAFARLAREVKAWARARGLDSAPFGGLPGLAWAVLAARTVREAGDRSPAALRREFFGTWAAWDWSEPVSLLPSDGAGRRADPVTVLTPCAPVRSCTAQVGPGLRDLLVQELYRGWEVLEADPDGLGRLLSPPPLHRRHAAWAVVSVRADAPREFEERLGRARGRLRALLAGLPDAHAWPRPFERTATLARYAVGLGAAPPDAPALSALTAPWAAGLPGVEVAWAPSGEVPDLP from the coding sequence ATGCGTACCAGTGAGCAGCTCTACCACCAGGTCCGCTGGGACCCCCGGTTCGATCCGGCGCGCTTCACGCTCGGCCTGCTCCAGCGCGGGGCCGCGCCCAAGCGGGTGCCGCTGCCCTCCTTCGTGCCCGGCGGAGACATCCCCTGGCACCGGGTGCTGTTCGTCGAGGCGGACGGGGAGCTGGTGTGGGACCGGGCCACCGGTGTGGACCGGATCGACTCGACGGAGGCCGGGCGGGTGCGGGACCGGCGGCTGCTGCCCGCGCCGTTCTTCACCGCCCGGACCCCGCACGCGTGGGATCCGGCGGAAGGCTCCTGGCGGCCGGTCGAGGCCGGGACGGCCGCGCACCCTCCGGCGAGCGTGCGGCTGCTGACCTGGAACACCCTGTGGGACCGGTACGACGCCCCGCGCATCGCCACCGCCCGGCGCAGGCCGATGCTGCTGGCGGACCTGGCGGTGGCCGACGCCGATGTGATCGCCCTCCAGGAGGTCGAACCGGCGCTGCTCGCCATGCTGCTGGCCGCGCCCTGGGTGCGGGCCGGGTACACCCTGGGCACGGATCCGCAGGGCTCGGACGTGGCGGACAGCGGACTGCTGCTGCTCAGCCGGCTGCCGGTGCGGGAGGCGGGGCTGCACCGGCTGCGCCCGCACAAGGCGGTCACCGCCGTCACCGTGGACACCGCGGGCGGGCCGCTGGTCGTCGCCGCGACGCACCTGACCAGCGACCACACCGAGAACGGGGCCGGCCGGCGGGAGGCCGAACTGGCGCGCCTCGCCGAGGGGCTGGGCGGTCTCGACGCGGGGCTGGCGCTGCTCGGCGACTTCAACGACGGCCGGTCCGGGGCCGAGGGACCGGCCGCCGCACTGGGACTGCGGGACGCGTGGAACGAGGTGCACGGGCCGGGGGACGACACGCCGACCTTCGACCCGGGGGTCAATCCGCTGGCCGCGGTGGGCTCGCTGTCGGGGCGGGCGGCCCGGCTGGACCGGATCCTGCTGCGGCCGGCCGGCGATGCGCGGGTGCGGGCGGCCGGGCTGCGGGGCGACTCTCCCGGGCCGCAGGGGCTGTTCGTCTCCGACCACTTCGGGGTGGAGGCCACCGTGGAGTACGGGGCCGCGGGCGCGGGGGCCGCACTGGGCGGCGTACCGGCGACGGCGCGGACGGCGGTGGCGTGGCTGGCGCCGCACGACCCGGTGGTCGGGGAGCTGCGCCGGGCGCACGACCCGCAGGCGGAGCGCTGGCCGGCGCACGTGAACCTGCTGTTCGGCTTCGTGCCCGAGTCCTCCTTCGAGGAGGCGCTGCCGCTGCTGGCCGAGGTCGCGGCGCGGACGCGGCCGTTCACCGCCCGGCTGGAGGGGGTGCACTCCTTCGGGCACCGGGAGGACGCCACGCTGTGGCTGGACCCGGCGGCGGGCGAGGACGGTGACACGCCGTGGCAGGAGCTGCGCGGCGCCCTCGCGGAGCGGTTCCCGGGCTGCCGGGGGCGCGCCGGGGAGTGGACCCCGCACCTGACGCTGGGCCGCAGCGGGGATCCGCGGCGGGCGGAAGGGGAGTTCGCGGCCCGGCTCGGGGGGCGTGCGGCGCGCGTCGGGGAGCTCGCCGTGCTGTCGCGGCGCGGGGACGGGCCGATGCGGGTACGGGCGGTGGTGGAGCTGGGCACCGGTGCGGTGCGGTGGACCCGGCCCGGGGCCCCGGCCGGGGGCGTAGAGGAGCCGGGGGCCGCCGAGGGGGTCACGGCCCGGATCGCGGCGGCCCTGCCCGAGGGGCTGGTGCGGCCGGCCGGTTCCCGCAGCATGGGCTGCGCGCTGCCGGGGGCCGACCTGGACCTGGTGGCCGTACTGCCGGGGCCGGCGGACGCCGCCGGGGTGCGGGCGCGGGTGGCGGCCGCGCTGCCGGAGGCCCAGCGGCTGCGCCGGGTGACGGGCGCGCGGGTGCCGGGGCTGCGGCTGCGCGCGTCCGGGCTGGACGTGGACCTGGTGGTGGTGTCCGCGGGGGAGCTGGATCCGGCGCTGGCCGTGGCCCGGCGGGCGGAGCTGGGCGAGGCGGCGGCCGTGGCGCTGAGCGCGCTCGACGACGCGGGCGCCGTACGGGAGTCCGTGGGCGCGGAGCACGCCGCCTTCGCCCGGCTGGCTCGGGAGGTGAAGGCCTGGGCGCGGGCGCGGGGGCTGGACTCGGCGCCCTTCGGGGGGCTGCCGGGGCTGGCCTGGGCGGTGCTGGCGGCGCGGACCGTCCGGGAGGCCGGGGACCGTTCCCCCGCGGCGCTGCGGCGGGAGTTCTTCGGGACCTGGGCCGCCTGGGACTGGAGCGAGCCGGTGTCCCTGCTCCCCTCGGACGGGGCCGGCCGCCGCGCGGACCCGGTCACGGTGCTCACCCCCTGCGCGCCCGTCCGCAGCTGTACCGCGCAGGTGGGTCCCGGCCTGCGGGACCTGCTGGTCCAGGAGCTGTACCGGGGCTGGGAGGTGCTGGAGGCGGACCCGGACGGCCTGGGCCGGCTGCTGTCCCCGCCGCCGCTGCACCGCCGGCACGCGGCCTGGGCGGTGGTGAGCGTACGGGCGGACGCACCCCGGGAGTTCGAGGAGCGGCTGGGCCGGGCGCGGGGCCGGCTGCGGGCCCTGCTCGCGGGGCTCCCGGACGCCCACGCCTGGCCCCGCCCCTTCGAGCGGACGGCCACCCTGGCCCGCTACGCCGTCGGCCTGGGCGCCGCCCCGCCGGACGCCCCGGCCCTGTCCGCCCTCACCGCGCCGTGGGCGGCCGGCCTCCCGGGCGTGGAGGTGGCCTGGGCCCCGTCGGGGGAGGTCCCGGACCTTCCCTGA
- a CDS encoding NADP-dependent oxidoreductase: MRAMAYERYGGPEVLAETRLPVPKVAPGEVLVRVRCAAVNPVDWKIMAGGLDGLMDAVYPVVPGWDVAGTVEMVGIDAPEFTAGDEVVGYARKDWVHGGTFAEFVSVPVRCLAPKPASLTWQQAAGLPLAGLTAYQLLTRLGTGEGDTVLVHGAAGGVGSLGVQIARALGARVIGTASPRNHDRLRALGCEPVAYGDGLTERVRALAPEGTTVVADFVGGVLDVTRAVLAKDGRHASVADHTVLGADGQWMWVRPDAGDLAALGRLADTGRLTVTVAETFPLSELAAAFTLNQAGHTAGKIVIEI, from the coding sequence ATGCGGGCGATGGCGTACGAGCGGTACGGCGGGCCGGAGGTGCTCGCCGAGACCCGGCTGCCGGTACCCAAGGTCGCACCGGGCGAGGTCCTCGTCCGGGTCCGGTGCGCGGCGGTCAACCCGGTCGACTGGAAGATCATGGCGGGCGGGCTCGACGGCCTGATGGACGCCGTGTACCCGGTGGTCCCCGGCTGGGACGTGGCCGGCACCGTCGAGATGGTCGGCATCGACGCCCCCGAGTTCACGGCGGGCGACGAGGTCGTGGGCTACGCCCGCAAGGACTGGGTGCACGGCGGTACCTTCGCCGAGTTCGTCTCCGTCCCCGTACGGTGCCTCGCGCCCAAGCCCGCCTCGCTCACCTGGCAGCAGGCGGCCGGCCTGCCGCTCGCCGGACTCACCGCCTACCAGCTGCTCACCCGTCTCGGCACGGGCGAGGGCGACACCGTCCTCGTACACGGCGCGGCGGGCGGCGTCGGCTCCCTCGGCGTCCAGATCGCCCGCGCGCTGGGGGCGCGGGTCATCGGCACCGCCTCCCCGCGCAACCACGACCGGCTGCGCGCCCTCGGCTGCGAACCCGTCGCCTACGGGGACGGCCTGACGGAGCGGGTCCGCGCCCTGGCCCCCGAGGGCACCACCGTCGTCGCCGACTTCGTCGGGGGCGTCCTCGACGTCACCCGCGCCGTCCTCGCGAAGGACGGCCGCCACGCCTCCGTCGCCGACCACACGGTCCTCGGGGCGGACGGCCAGTGGATGTGGGTGCGCCCCGACGCCGGGGACCTCGCGGCCCTGGGCCGCCTCGCCGACACGGGCCGGCTGACGGTCACCGTCGCCGAGACCTTCCCGCTGTCCGAGCTCGCCGCCGCCTTCACCCTCAACCAGGCCGGCCACACCGCGGGCAAGATCGTCATCGAGATCTGA
- a CDS encoding antibiotic biosynthesis monooxygenase: MSTGAQQADAAATVIIGRKVLPGFEREYEEWQDSVNTAAADYPGYLGAEVSPPTSLQSDWVIVYRFDSIAHLQAWMNGATRQRLLDIGEKYFDGPATQQVISGGSQPTDPLVTVVVSHRVRPDQVDDFLAWQRRMSQEEGKFEGFRGTEVFRPVEGIQDEWTTLYRYDNAEHLDAWLTSAKRREMLAEGDKFDDFKLRTIDNSFGSWFAFAENGREAPPPSDTKTSIAVWVGLYPTVVLLTLALSPLKMPLWLGLLVGNLLSSFAMSFLTMPHYVNPLLKRWLRPSANEPPAKTNLLGLGIVAVVTVFWVLVFYVVTTRIWSLP, encoded by the coding sequence ATGAGCACCGGAGCGCAGCAGGCGGACGCGGCCGCCACGGTGATCATCGGCCGGAAGGTGCTGCCGGGGTTCGAGCGGGAGTACGAGGAGTGGCAGGACAGCGTCAACACCGCGGCGGCCGACTACCCCGGGTACCTGGGCGCCGAGGTCTCCCCGCCGACGTCCCTGCAGTCCGACTGGGTGATCGTCTACCGGTTCGACTCGATCGCCCACCTCCAGGCGTGGATGAACGGGGCGACCCGGCAGCGGCTCCTCGACATCGGCGAGAAGTACTTCGACGGTCCCGCGACCCAGCAGGTCATCAGCGGCGGCAGCCAGCCGACGGACCCGCTGGTGACCGTCGTGGTCAGCCACCGCGTCCGTCCGGACCAGGTCGACGACTTCCTCGCCTGGCAGCGCCGCATGAGCCAGGAGGAGGGCAAGTTCGAGGGCTTCCGGGGGACCGAGGTCTTCCGCCCGGTCGAGGGGATCCAGGACGAGTGGACCACCCTGTACCGCTACGACAACGCCGAACACCTCGACGCCTGGCTGACCTCGGCCAAGCGGCGGGAGATGCTCGCCGAAGGCGACAAGTTCGACGACTTCAAGCTCCGCACGATCGACAACTCCTTCGGCAGCTGGTTCGCCTTCGCGGAGAACGGCAGGGAAGCGCCGCCGCCCTCGGACACCAAGACCTCCATCGCGGTCTGGGTCGGCCTGTACCCGACCGTGGTGCTCCTGACGCTCGCCCTGTCGCCGCTGAAGATGCCGCTCTGGCTGGGGCTGCTGGTGGGCAACCTGTTGTCGAGCTTCGCCATGAGCTTCCTGACGATGCCCCACTACGTGAACCCGCTGCTCAAGCGGTGGCTGCGGCCGTCCGCGAACGAACCGCCGGCGAAGACCAACCTGCTCGGCCTCGGGATCGTCGCGGTGGTGACCGTGTTCTGGGTGCTGGTGTTCTACGTCGTGACGACCCGGATCTGGTCGCTGCCCTGA
- a CDS encoding RNA ligase family protein, which produces MRTHYPRTAHLPWSPGATSDDVRAGGTSALAGRVVVVTEKLDGENTTLYADGLHARSLDSGHHPSRAWVKGLQGRIGARIPAGWRVCGENLYARHSLGYEELDSWFYGFSVWDGDHCLDWDRTVRFLTRLGIPTPKVLWRGTYDERALRRLRIDTTRQEGYVVRTTAGFDRADFGRYAAKWVRGGHVQTGTHWMYAPVVPNGLGPGAPLWAVRSGSEPDTPGLLAAVGMDARAAEGVEGAVAEVTARLDGMGRTGESRLAGVLAAALHREPRAALGARLAAGPLGMRTARRVADLVGLYPALRRPFPEAERRAGLVRMASAVDLGVLHELALALPGAGGEDAAGARECAQWSALCAEEAGLLGPDPLGALRAGLREALAELDPEAADRCWAEAREAFGRGSVRSAQEAVAATWRWRDGSAYPRLVQLCGPSGSGKSTFARSLPGVGAYVSLDDLRAARGARADQRANPEVLREGLERLDRALAAGGTVVWDATSLTEQQRGLAGAVAARRDALVTRVVVLVGQAELVRRNAVRPHPVPEPVLAAQLRRFSPPYPGQAHRTWYVGAGGTIEDTAGGLRGLRGEGEDV; this is translated from the coding sequence ATGCGTACGCACTACCCCCGTACGGCGCACCTGCCGTGGTCCCCCGGCGCCACGTCGGACGACGTGCGGGCCGGCGGGACGTCCGCGCTGGCCGGGCGCGTGGTGGTCGTCACCGAGAAGCTCGACGGGGAGAACACCACCCTGTACGCGGACGGGCTGCACGCCCGCTCGCTCGACTCCGGCCACCACCCCTCGCGCGCCTGGGTCAAGGGCCTCCAGGGCCGTATCGGCGCCCGGATACCCGCGGGGTGGCGGGTGTGCGGGGAGAACCTCTACGCCCGCCACTCGCTCGGCTACGAGGAACTGGACAGCTGGTTCTACGGGTTCTCGGTGTGGGACGGCGACCACTGCCTCGACTGGGACCGGACCGTACGGTTCCTGACCCGGCTCGGAATCCCCACCCCGAAGGTGCTCTGGCGCGGCACCTACGACGAGCGCGCGCTGCGCAGGCTGCGGATCGACACCACCCGCCAGGAGGGCTACGTCGTACGGACCACGGCGGGCTTCGACCGCGCCGACTTCGGGCGGTACGCGGCCAAGTGGGTGCGGGGCGGCCACGTGCAGACCGGCACCCACTGGATGTACGCGCCCGTGGTGCCCAACGGGCTCGGCCCGGGCGCCCCGCTGTGGGCGGTCCGTTCGGGCTCCGAGCCGGACACCCCCGGGCTACTGGCCGCCGTCGGGATGGACGCGCGGGCCGCCGAGGGGGTGGAGGGCGCCGTCGCCGAGGTCACCGCCCGGCTCGACGGGATGGGCCGCACCGGGGAGTCCCGGCTGGCCGGGGTGCTGGCCGCCGCCCTGCACCGCGAGCCCCGGGCCGCCCTCGGGGCGCGGCTCGCGGCGGGGCCGCTCGGGATGCGGACGGCGCGGCGGGTGGCGGACCTGGTGGGGCTGTACCCGGCGCTGCGGCGGCCCTTCCCGGAGGCGGAGCGCCGGGCCGGGCTGGTGCGGATGGCCTCGGCCGTCGACCTCGGGGTGCTGCACGAGCTGGCCCTGGCCCTGCCGGGCGCCGGGGGCGAGGACGCCGCCGGGGCGCGGGAGTGCGCGCAGTGGTCGGCCCTGTGCGCCGAGGAGGCGGGCCTGCTCGGCCCGGACCCGCTCGGCGCCCTGCGGGCCGGGCTGCGCGAGGCCCTCGCGGAGCTGGACCCCGAGGCCGCCGACCGGTGCTGGGCCGAGGCCCGCGAGGCCTTCGGGCGGGGCTCGGTCCGCTCCGCGCAGGAGGCGGTGGCCGCGACCTGGCGCTGGCGGGACGGGTCGGCGTACCCCCGCCTGGTGCAGCTGTGCGGGCCCTCGGGCAGCGGGAAGAGCACCTTCGCGCGGTCCCTGCCCGGGGTCGGCGCGTACGTGAGCCTGGACGACCTGCGGGCCGCCCGGGGTGCGCGCGCCGACCAGCGGGCCAATCCGGAGGTACTGCGCGAAGGCCTGGAGCGGCTGGACCGGGCCCTGGCCGCCGGCGGCACCGTGGTATGGGACGCCACCTCCCTCACCGAGCAGCAGCGCGGCCTGGCCGGTGCGGTCGCAGCCCGCCGGGACGCGCTGGTCACCCGGGTGGTGGTGCTGGTCGGGCAGGCGGAGCTGGTGCGGCGCAACGCCGTGCGCCCGCATCCCGTGCCGGAGCCGGTACTGGCCGCGCAGCTGCGGCGGTTCAGCCCGCCGTACCCGGGGCAGGCGCACCGGACCTGGTACGTCGGCGCGGGCGGCACGATCGAGGACACGGCCGGCGGCCTGCGGGGGCTCCGGGGCGAGGGGGAGGACGTCTGA